Proteins found in one Agaribacterium sp. ZY112 genomic segment:
- a CDS encoding DUF1365 domain-containing protein, protein MNSHEENGIHNSALYCGHVMHHRFFPVVHRFIYRVFSVCIDLDELDALNKLRFFSVNKFNLFSFFEKDHAQKQEKLARQIRTLLSEKGYSKATVKIKLLCYPRVLGYVFNPLSVYFCYNDKDKLEVILYEVSNTFGSRHTYVLEANSDKEHNNIIKHSSNKLMYVSPFMPMDNRYHFRMQAPNDRVSVCIRQVQLAPGNDSSEQSKSDKNQALLHATFTGKRKQLSDRALLSAFFRYPLMSLKVMLAIHWQALKLWKKGLRLQPRTQPSTTSISWQDKDGLSHYESM, encoded by the coding sequence GTGAACTCACACGAAGAAAATGGCATACACAACTCGGCTCTTTATTGCGGCCATGTAATGCATCATCGTTTTTTTCCAGTCGTACATCGCTTTATCTACCGTGTTTTTTCTGTATGCATTGATCTAGACGAGCTGGATGCGCTCAACAAACTACGCTTTTTCTCTGTCAATAAGTTTAATTTGTTTTCTTTTTTTGAAAAAGATCACGCCCAGAAACAGGAAAAACTAGCTAGGCAAATACGCACATTACTTAGCGAAAAAGGCTACAGCAAGGCCACAGTTAAAATAAAATTACTATGCTACCCAAGAGTATTGGGCTACGTATTTAACCCTTTAAGTGTGTATTTTTGCTATAACGACAAGGACAAATTAGAGGTCATTCTCTATGAGGTGAGCAATACTTTTGGCAGCCGTCATACCTATGTGCTCGAAGCTAATAGCGATAAAGAACACAACAACATCATTAAGCATAGCAGCAACAAATTAATGTACGTAAGCCCTTTTATGCCTATGGATAATCGTTATCACTTTCGCATGCAGGCCCCTAACGATCGCGTCTCGGTATGTATACGCCAAGTACAATTAGCACCAGGCAATGATTCAAGCGAACAAAGTAAATCAGATAAAAACCAAGCTCTGCTTCACGCCACATTTACAGGCAAGCGCAAGCAATTAAGCGATCGAGCGCTTCTTTCTGCCTTTTTCCGCTACCCCTTAATGAGCTTAAAAGTTATGTTAGCTATTCACTGGCAAGCATTAAAACTTTGGAAAAAAGGCTTGCGCCTACAGCCTAGAACACAACCATCCACGACCAGTATTAGCTGGCAAGATAAAGACGGACTTAGCCACTATGAAAGCATGTGA
- a CDS encoding sensor histidine kinase yields MIFKWGITLVSFLFAGLSQADIVDPLNAEQWRLIQSNNELKLSSWPATRIRQLEQLQTQLLDDIAALPRHCPVISDNHLGYHSSVTMDGGEGKSKLHQIDFTLAEPQQVQSIALVPAFNPLRPYGGSYAFPKRFKVEAETVSGSGFEEIINWMQDDFPNPGAYPVFFNDIDKEIQRLRFTAVGASGAASEAHFALGELFIWAEDGQGGLLSLAAQKRKPLVSTSGTYNQSSKWHLNYLTDMVTSLGFPITERELDRKDLLIHPHSFESLPEAIELQIDLGERRSVGRIDLWPAKPSSNIMLPDFGFPGQVVVEVSDEPDFYSPQLLNPSSTGDEFGSLFSFRIHAEKFRYLRITMANLQQMSGRAIWGLGEVAIYHTNGELISGASINAKGIPAQYLAQLPQLLDGYSWGRRILPEREWIMGLAKRRPLDQKLQQVENELELAHSYWQWLLSRLIIASVVILFLVLITAVILFQRAQRQQLLLRQGERITRDLHDEVGSSLGSITLLADELVNNKDAVTAAEDLSDLSLMAREANASLREVVWVGNGNGIYLHELLQALFERADRVLRGVCIEKNLPNQCPEIKVSLAVKRHLTMFFKEVIHNCARHSNASKLSLTVDFDKECMCITVADNGCGFDPETIDKGWGLNNLRQRAEEINGTLKIDAQPGEGVSIELKLALLMLSRQQELSYKTSN; encoded by the coding sequence ATGATTTTTAAATGGGGGATAACGCTTGTCTCTTTTCTTTTTGCAGGCTTGTCGCAGGCTGATATTGTAGACCCTTTAAATGCTGAGCAGTGGCGTTTAATACAATCAAATAATGAGTTGAAACTATCAAGTTGGCCAGCCACTAGAATTCGCCAGCTTGAGCAGCTACAAACCCAATTACTTGATGATATTGCCGCGCTTCCACGTCATTGCCCGGTTATTTCTGATAACCACCTTGGTTATCATTCATCTGTGACTATGGATGGTGGTGAGGGCAAATCTAAGCTTCATCAAATTGATTTTACACTGGCTGAGCCACAACAGGTTCAGTCTATTGCTCTTGTGCCTGCCTTTAATCCGCTGCGCCCTTACGGGGGTTCTTATGCCTTCCCTAAGCGTTTTAAAGTAGAGGCCGAAACGGTATCGGGTAGCGGTTTTGAGGAAATTATTAATTGGATGCAGGACGATTTCCCTAACCCTGGGGCTTATCCTGTCTTTTTTAATGATATTGATAAAGAAATTCAACGCCTAAGGTTTACGGCTGTAGGCGCGAGTGGTGCGGCTTCTGAAGCGCATTTTGCCTTAGGCGAGCTGTTTATTTGGGCTGAGGATGGTCAGGGTGGCTTATTAAGTCTTGCTGCTCAAAAGCGTAAGCCACTTGTAAGTACTTCAGGTACTTATAATCAGTCGTCAAAGTGGCATTTAAATTACTTAACCGACATGGTCACAAGTTTGGGCTTTCCGATTACTGAAAGGGAGTTAGATCGTAAAGATCTGTTAATTCATCCCCATTCTTTTGAGTCTTTGCCGGAAGCTATAGAGCTTCAGATTGATTTGGGTGAGCGGCGCAGTGTAGGGCGGATTGATTTGTGGCCGGCCAAACCAAGTAGCAATATTATGCTGCCCGATTTTGGCTTTCCTGGGCAGGTTGTGGTTGAGGTTTCTGACGAGCCCGACTTTTATTCACCACAATTACTTAACCCAAGCTCAACAGGGGACGAATTTGGAAGCCTGTTTTCTTTCCGTATTCATGCAGAAAAGTTTCGCTACCTTCGAATCACAATGGCAAATTTACAGCAAATGAGCGGGCGAGCTATTTGGGGCTTAGGTGAGGTGGCGATTTATCATACTAATGGTGAATTAATAAGTGGAGCGAGCATTAATGCAAAAGGTATTCCGGCGCAGTACTTAGCGCAGTTACCTCAATTACTTGATGGTTATAGCTGGGGGCGGCGTATTCTTCCTGAGCGAGAATGGATTATGGGCTTGGCCAAGCGCCGGCCCTTAGATCAAAAGTTGCAGCAAGTTGAAAATGAACTTGAACTTGCCCACTCTTATTGGCAGTGGCTGCTTTCACGTCTAATCATTGCTAGCGTGGTTATTTTATTTTTAGTGTTGATTACAGCGGTTATTTTATTTCAACGCGCTCAACGCCAACAGCTTTTATTGCGTCAAGGAGAGCGAATAACACGAGACTTACACGATGAGGTGGGTAGTAGTTTAGGCAGTATTACCTTATTAGCTGATGAATTGGTTAATAATAAAGATGCTGTGACGGCCGCTGAAGATCTCAGTGATTTATCTCTAATGGCAAGAGAGGCCAATGCATCCTTACGAGAAGTTGTATGGGTAGGCAATGGCAATGGCATTTACTTACATGAATTATTGCAAGCCTTATTTGAGCGTGCAGATCGAGTCTTACGCGGTGTGTGTATTGAGAAAAATCTGCCGAATCAGTGCCCTGAAATCAAAGTATCACTTGCGGTTAAACGCCATCTTACGATGTTTTTTAAAGAGGTAATCCATAATTGTGCGCGTCACTCTAATGCGAGCAAACTTAGCTTGACCGTAGATTTTGATAAAGAGTGTATGTGTATTACTGTTGCCGACAATGGTTGTGGTTTTGATCCTGAAACCATTGACAAGGGCTGGGGACTCAACAACCTTCGACAGCGAGCAGAAGAAATAAACGGCACATTAAAAATCGACGCTCAGCCTGGAGAGGGTGTAAGCATTGAGCTTAAATTGGCCTTACTTATGTTGTCTAGACAACAAGAGCTTAGCTACAAAACATCAAACTAA
- a CDS encoding DUF3833 domain-containing protein, which yields MSLVRRGLMLPFIGFLSSCAVSVHDYKQRTPELDLSSFFHGQLEAYGIVQDYRGRVIRQFKADIVADWSDNKGILDEVFYFADGEVQRRCWQLTKDGKRYSGTAGDVIGTAYGEASGNALNWRYTLAIPVKGKVRHISLNDWMFLVDENNLINKASMSKFGLGVGEITLNIHKLSNDAQRELSPDCSLALINRTK from the coding sequence ATGAGCTTAGTAAGACGAGGTCTAATGTTGCCTTTTATTGGTTTTTTATCAAGTTGCGCGGTTAGTGTCCACGATTACAAACAACGCACACCTGAGCTGGATTTAAGTAGCTTCTTTCATGGCCAACTAGAGGCCTATGGCATTGTTCAGGACTATCGTGGGCGTGTTATTCGCCAGTTTAAAGCAGATATTGTTGCCGACTGGTCGGATAACAAGGGTATTCTTGATGAGGTGTTTTATTTTGCTGATGGTGAAGTTCAAAGGCGTTGTTGGCAGTTAACAAAAGATGGCAAACGGTATTCAGGTACAGCTGGTGATGTCATTGGTACGGCTTACGGCGAGGCATCGGGTAATGCTTTAAATTGGCGCTACACCTTAGCCATCCCTGTTAAAGGTAAGGTTCGTCATATCAGCTTAAATGATTGGATGTTCTTGGTTGATGAAAATAACCTGATTAATAAAGCCAGTATGTCTAAGTTTGGCCTAGGCGTTGGTGAAATTACGCTTAATATTCATAAACTCTCCAACGATGCGCAGCGTGAACTTAGCCCTGATTGCAGCTTGGCTTTAATTAATCGCACTAAGTGA
- a CDS encoding SDR family oxidoreductase, producing the protein MVINKLIKLFLVGLLLNSSIVVSAEAAAETVNKPEKGTVLITGANRGLGLALSRHFISDGYNVIGTARNPEKASDLKEAGARVVQLDVTDDDSIAAMVKTLNGVPIDIVVNNAGYIAGLERGIESFKHTHREAFLKTYNVNVIGPVMVTRALLPNLELATSEVKKVINISSHGGIINRKKVKGIYSYDPTKSALNKITVDMSKDLAAYNILVVALAPGHNKTRMGGENGQLEPEFSMGKAKEVIQNLDMSNTGSFVGYSGFSIDW; encoded by the coding sequence ATGGTTATTAATAAATTAATAAAGCTATTCTTAGTGGGTTTATTGCTCAACTCATCCATTGTTGTTAGTGCTGAGGCAGCCGCTGAGACAGTAAATAAGCCAGAAAAGGGCACGGTCTTAATTACCGGTGCTAATCGAGGCCTTGGTCTGGCTTTATCTCGTCACTTTATCAGTGATGGATACAACGTTATTGGCACTGCCCGAAACCCTGAAAAGGCATCCGATCTGAAAGAGGCGGGTGCCCGTGTTGTTCAGCTTGATGTAACCGATGATGATTCTATAGCTGCGATGGTGAAAACACTTAACGGTGTTCCTATTGATATTGTCGTGAATAATGCAGGTTATATAGCTGGGTTGGAGCGAGGTATTGAGTCATTTAAGCACACTCATCGGGAGGCGTTTCTAAAGACCTACAATGTCAATGTGATTGGACCTGTCATGGTCACACGAGCGTTGTTGCCTAATCTTGAACTGGCAACAAGTGAGGTTAAGAAGGTGATTAATATCTCCTCTCATGGCGGCATTATTAATCGTAAAAAAGTTAAAGGTATTTACTCTTACGACCCAACTAAATCGGCATTGAATAAAATTACCGTTGATATGTCGAAAGACCTTGCAGCCTACAACATTCTTGTTGTCGCTTTGGCTCCAGGCCATAACAAAACTCGGATGGGGGGAGAAAATGGTCAGCTTGAGCCCGAATTCTCTATGGGTAAAGCAAAAGAAGTTATTCAGAATCTAGATATGAGCAACACCGGTAGCTTTGTTGGCTACTCCGGTTTCTCTATTGATTGGTAA
- a CDS encoding class I SAM-dependent methyltransferase, which yields MKACEHVEDSVSSNKDASIVENLLLPRIRKALAHCKGTLVLTFSSGYKVMIGNGQPCADVHIKRNRAFIKLFMGGINGWSEAYIDDDWSSSDLSALVEWALSNEKQLKSLSKAQYLIRSLHTLYHKRRDNNRKGSRKNISAHYDLGNDFYKLWLDKTMTYSSALFSSKEQSLEQAQSNKYQRILELLKHQKGQSILEIGCGWGGFAHEAAKTFESQVHGITLSSEQLKWGQHLAKEQGLDELISLELRDYRDLQGQYDSIVSIEMFEAVGENHWDSYFSQLKKRLKPGGRAVLQIITIDNERFKQYRKSADFIQRYVFPGGMLPSIEALESKFCKHQFKLVHKQLFGKDYAETLRLWTKLFQENWHNIENQGFDERFKRLWNYYLAYCEGGFEQGSIDVGFYVLEHDN from the coding sequence ATGAAAGCATGTGAACATGTTGAAGACAGCGTATCTTCAAACAAAGATGCAAGCATCGTTGAAAATTTGTTACTACCGCGAATACGTAAAGCCCTTGCTCATTGCAAAGGCACCTTAGTACTGACCTTCTCTAGCGGCTACAAGGTGATGATTGGCAACGGTCAACCCTGCGCTGACGTACATATCAAACGGAACCGAGCATTCATAAAGCTATTTATGGGTGGCATTAATGGCTGGTCTGAGGCCTACATTGATGATGATTGGAGCAGTAGCGATTTAAGCGCACTGGTTGAGTGGGCATTAAGCAATGAGAAGCAACTTAAAAGCCTGAGCAAAGCCCAATATCTAATACGCAGTTTACATACCCTGTATCACAAGCGCAGAGACAACAACCGTAAAGGCAGCCGCAAAAACATCTCTGCTCACTACGACTTAGGTAACGATTTTTACAAGCTCTGGTTAGATAAAACCATGACTTATTCGTCAGCTTTATTCTCATCTAAAGAACAAAGTTTAGAGCAGGCCCAGAGTAATAAATACCAGCGTATTCTCGAATTACTAAAACACCAGAAAGGCCAAAGCATCCTTGAAATCGGTTGCGGTTGGGGTGGCTTTGCTCATGAAGCGGCAAAGACTTTTGAGAGCCAGGTCCACGGCATTACTCTATCGAGCGAGCAACTCAAGTGGGGGCAACATCTAGCAAAAGAGCAAGGCCTAGATGAACTTATCTCTCTCGAATTAAGAGATTATCGAGATCTCCAAGGGCAATACGACAGCATTGTCTCAATCGAAATGTTTGAAGCCGTAGGAGAAAACCACTGGGACAGTTACTTCAGCCAGCTAAAAAAACGACTAAAACCCGGTGGCCGTGCTGTGCTGCAAATCATCACTATAGATAACGAACGCTTTAAGCAATACAGAAAGAGTGCCGACTTTATTCAACGTTATGTTTTCCCTGGCGGTATGCTTCCAAGCATTGAGGCCCTAGAAAGTAAGTTTTGTAAACACCAATTTAAACTGGTGCACAAGCAGCTATTTGGTAAAGACTACGCCGAAACCTTAAGGCTGTGGACAAAACTTTTCCAAGAGAACTGGCACAACATTGAAAACCAAGGCTTTGATGAGCGCTTCAAACGCTTATGGAATTATTACCTAGCTTATTGTGAAGGTGGTTTTGAACAAGGATCGATTGACGTTGGTTTTTATGTTCTCGAGCATGACAACTAA
- a CDS encoding SDR family NAD(P)-dependent oxidoreductase, producing the protein MLKAKAKINRVDKPLMALSLPWTRAWVTGAGRGIGKALTLLLCAQGVDVYASARSKSDLLKLEKECEGLVGRCIISVLDITQVPEIDDLVLQWNKHDAWPDLFVLNAGTHDPFSAYDFDAQRCQRLLDVNLQGTINCLDPLLKRCIEVNTGHIAVMASVAGYRGLPTAAAYGASKAALINLTESLHADLYKTDIVLQVINPGFVRTPLTDKNDFKMPALMEVDAAATRLLKGLLSSSFELSFPRRFVLALKLLRLLPDSWYFSIVSRLVL; encoded by the coding sequence ATGCTAAAAGCTAAAGCAAAGATAAATCGAGTTGATAAGCCTCTAATGGCGCTTAGCTTGCCATGGACAAGAGCCTGGGTAACAGGAGCAGGGCGGGGCATCGGCAAGGCGCTGACTTTGCTCTTATGTGCACAAGGCGTGGATGTATACGCAAGTGCTCGATCAAAAAGCGATCTATTAAAGCTTGAAAAAGAGTGTGAAGGCCTAGTGGGTCGTTGCATTATTTCGGTGTTGGATATTACTCAAGTCCCCGAGATTGACGACTTGGTCTTGCAGTGGAATAAGCATGATGCATGGCCGGATTTGTTTGTTTTGAATGCGGGCACACATGATCCTTTTAGCGCTTATGATTTTGACGCTCAACGCTGTCAGCGCTTATTGGATGTGAACCTGCAAGGCACTATTAATTGTTTAGATCCGCTATTAAAACGATGTATTGAAGTCAACACGGGGCATATAGCTGTTATGGCTTCGGTAGCAGGCTATCGAGGTTTACCAACGGCTGCAGCTTATGGTGCCAGCAAAGCTGCGTTAATCAATTTAACTGAGTCGTTACATGCCGATTTATATAAAACCGATATTGTCTTACAAGTAATCAACCCAGGTTTTGTGCGCACCCCGCTTACAGATAAAAATGACTTTAAAATGCCGGCCTTAATGGAGGTTGACGCTGCAGCAACAAGGCTGTTGAAAGGGCTTTTATCATCATCATTTGAGCTAAGCTTTCCTAGGCGCTTTGTCTTGGCGCTTAAGTTACTACGCCTTCTACCTGATTCGTGGTATTTTTCGATTGTATCTCGCTTAGTGCTTTAG
- a CDS encoding glycoside hydrolase family protein — translation MKNIKMTKPAYLKCISCFALLLISAFTTALNASGTDDFNLTAIMQDVSEDNIFYDNEFFNWGSGIVKGKDGKYHLIYSQMPREHGFLSWLTDGRVSRAVSDSPAGPWKHVEPVLEGRGDGHWDAYTVHCPKIYEFDGKYYLYYMSTNSGESKLSDAQLEDARTRHGRWEESELRAMLRLNQRIGVAVADSIEGPWQRFDKPLIEPELPIANIVNNTTVTKRPDGGYLMIVRGDQPDQPEGEIIRMQAVLLADHPLGPWKMQAKPVVKDYNSEDPEVWYDAERKRYYSLYHAFGYMGMITSTDGLNWERAKHYKVADKAYTTTDGRTVKVHRYERPTIFHENGKPRVMTAGIRLPNGDTHSLFIPLKQ, via the coding sequence ATGAAAAATATAAAAATGACCAAACCAGCTTATTTGAAGTGCATTTCTTGTTTTGCACTGTTGCTGATCAGTGCATTTACGACAGCACTTAACGCAAGTGGTACAGATGACTTTAACTTAACTGCGATCATGCAGGATGTTTCAGAAGACAATATCTTCTACGATAACGAGTTCTTCAATTGGGGCTCAGGTATCGTTAAAGGCAAAGATGGTAAATATCATCTTATCTATTCACAAATGCCAAGAGAGCATGGTTTTCTTTCTTGGTTAACAGATGGGCGTGTATCACGTGCTGTTTCTGACAGCCCTGCTGGGCCTTGGAAACATGTTGAACCTGTACTGGAAGGGCGTGGAGATGGGCACTGGGATGCCTATACGGTACATTGTCCGAAAATCTATGAGTTTGATGGTAAATATTATCTTTATTATATGTCGACAAACTCAGGTGAAAGTAAGCTTAGCGACGCTCAATTAGAAGATGCTCGCACTCGTCATGGCCGATGGGAAGAGAGTGAGTTAAGAGCGATGCTGCGTTTAAACCAACGTATTGGTGTTGCTGTGGCTGATAGCATAGAAGGGCCTTGGCAGCGTTTTGATAAACCCTTAATTGAACCAGAACTTCCTATCGCCAATATCGTTAATAACACCACGGTGACTAAGCGACCAGATGGTGGTTACCTCATGATTGTGCGCGGCGATCAGCCGGATCAACCCGAGGGGGAGATTATTCGAATGCAGGCTGTATTGTTAGCTGATCACCCTTTGGGCCCCTGGAAAATGCAAGCTAAGCCCGTTGTTAAAGACTATAATTCTGAAGATCCCGAGGTATGGTATGACGCTGAGCGTAAGCGCTATTATTCCTTGTACCACGCTTTTGGTTACATGGGCATGATCACATCGACTGACGGCTTAAACTGGGAGCGAGCAAAACATTATAAGGTGGCAGACAAAGCCTATACAACCACAGATGGTCGAACGGTCAAGGTTCACCGCTATGAGCGGCCTACTATTTTTCATGAAAACGGCAAGCCGAGAGTGATGACTGCAGGTATAAGGCTACCCAACGGTGATACCCATTCATTGTTTATCCCTCTTAAACAATAA
- a CDS encoding nuclear transport factor 2 family protein, with the protein MRDALQNYVLVLEGLEQTKLAELEVLLDDSVEFLDPFNHTNSKAEMMAIMSHMFRSLSQVNFACDTLAIDDKLACIKWTYSAHHHLLGDIKFVGMSRIECNDSGLIISHQDYWDSSLVYKKLPLLGRFFIMLKRRFKAKLI; encoded by the coding sequence ATGCGTGATGCATTACAGAACTATGTTTTGGTGCTTGAAGGACTTGAACAGACAAAACTAGCTGAATTAGAAGTACTTTTAGATGATTCTGTAGAGTTTCTTGACCCTTTTAATCATACCAACTCAAAAGCTGAGATGATGGCGATAATGAGCCACATGTTTCGAAGCTTAAGCCAAGTGAACTTTGCTTGTGATACTTTGGCAATCGATGACAAGCTTGCTTGCATTAAATGGACTTATAGCGCTCATCATCATCTACTGGGGGATATTAAGTTTGTTGGTATGAGCAGGATTGAATGCAATGATTCAGGCTTGATTATTTCGCACCAAGATTATTGGGATTCGTCGCTTGTTTACAAAAAACTGCCTTTGCTAGGTCGGTTTTTTATCATGCTTAAAAGACGCTTTAAAGCCAAACTGATCTAA
- a CDS encoding NTP/NDP exchange transporter → MSESSNTSNGAASVFCKLTKIEPEEIKGALLSFLFIFLLMTSYMILKPVRDALPSDWGDVSRATQWTYTFIFATISVLIYNFYASKTSIQKLVPRVFVAFAISFMAIFLAYKIGVDVGFLGKVFYVWTSVFSLFHISVFWSFVSQHYTKSQSKRVFSFINTGASAGAILGPLTVILLAKSMSIENVLVVTSVVLLVSLPIIAALNRHFDSLGTHCHQPEKLQSNPFSGFDQFFAHKKLLGIAGFIFLLTGVSAFFYTTQSDVLAEFSRAERKQLLGGIELITNTLTILIGLFLSNRIAQRFGLSFSLSAVPFAVGGLMLLLSANPAVIFVLVLIIARRAGNYAIVRPAREVLFTSVDKEARFKTKPIIDIVVYRGGDVFWIWLIAFIGEGYLGFSVAEKIITGAVVAVLWGATGFYVGRKHDRSEKANVDPDFSAVGKLST, encoded by the coding sequence ATGTCTGAATCAAGTAATACTAGTAATGGTGCGGCAAGTGTGTTTTGCAAGCTTACCAAGATTGAGCCTGAAGAGATAAAGGGCGCTTTATTGTCCTTTCTTTTTATTTTTCTGCTGATGACTTCCTACATGATCCTTAAGCCAGTTAGGGATGCATTACCCAGTGATTGGGGGGATGTTAGTCGTGCTACTCAGTGGACCTATACTTTTATATTTGCCACGATTTCTGTGCTTATCTACAATTTTTATGCATCTAAAACGTCGATACAAAAACTGGTTCCTCGCGTTTTTGTTGCGTTTGCCATCAGTTTTATGGCTATTTTTTTAGCCTATAAAATCGGCGTTGATGTCGGCTTTCTTGGTAAAGTATTTTACGTATGGACCAGCGTTTTTAGTCTGTTTCATATCTCTGTTTTCTGGAGTTTTGTTTCTCAGCATTACACTAAGTCGCAGAGCAAGCGTGTTTTTAGCTTTATTAATACTGGCGCCAGTGCCGGTGCAATTCTTGGTCCTTTGACGGTTATTCTTCTAGCTAAATCAATGAGTATTGAAAACGTACTTGTTGTGACAAGCGTGGTGTTGTTGGTGAGCTTACCCATTATTGCTGCCTTGAATCGCCACTTTGATAGCTTAGGTACTCATTGCCATCAACCCGAAAAGCTTCAAAGCAATCCATTTTCAGGCTTTGATCAGTTCTTTGCTCATAAGAAATTATTGGGTATTGCTGGTTTTATTTTTTTACTGACAGGGGTCAGTGCGTTTTTCTATACCACTCAAAGTGATGTACTAGCTGAATTTAGCCGTGCAGAAAGAAAACAGCTGTTAGGTGGTATAGAGCTTATCACGAACACCTTAACCATTTTAATCGGCTTGTTTTTATCAAATCGAATTGCTCAGCGCTTTGGTTTGTCGTTTAGTCTGTCGGCGGTGCCGTTTGCGGTAGGAGGGCTGATGCTGCTTTTAAGCGCTAATCCGGCGGTAATATTTGTTCTTGTGCTGATTATTGCGCGTCGTGCAGGTAATTATGCGATTGTTAGACCCGCGCGCGAGGTGTTGTTTACCTCTGTTGATAAAGAGGCTCGATTTAAAACAAAACCAATTATCGACATTGTTGTATACCGTGGTGGAGATGTGTTTTGGATTTGGTTAATTGCTTTTATCGGTGAAGGTTATTTGGGTTTCAGCGTAGCAGAGAAAATAATCACCGGAGCTGTTGTCGCTGTGTTGTGGGGGGCGACTGGGTTTTATGTCGGGCGAAAACACGATCGTTCTGAGAAGGCTAATGTAGATCCTGATTTTTCAGCAGTGGGAAAATTATCAACCTAA
- a CDS encoding response regulator: MKPIELWLVEDDSTYRRTLLRVLERNKSISSCRAFPSCIEFFSELDAAKQPDLVLMDLGLPQMGGVEAIEKLASLAPDIVVVVLTVFSQKEKVLQALEAGASGYLLKSASASEIIKGLEEVVKGGSILSPEIAKIVLENIQKPISKQGYKLAAREIEVLELLSLGQSVKEISRSLDISQSTVSTYLGRIYGKLKVQSQSGAVALALREGIIK, from the coding sequence ATGAAGCCTATAGAACTTTGGCTGGTTGAGGATGACTCGACCTACAGGCGAACCTTACTTAGGGTGCTTGAACGAAATAAATCAATTTCAAGTTGTCGAGCATTTCCGTCTTGTATTGAATTTTTCTCTGAATTAGATGCAGCTAAGCAACCAGATCTTGTACTGATGGATTTGGGGCTTCCCCAAATGGGGGGCGTTGAAGCGATTGAAAAATTAGCTAGCTTGGCTCCCGATATTGTTGTTGTGGTATTAACCGTGTTCAGTCAAAAAGAAAAAGTTTTGCAGGCACTTGAAGCGGGCGCTTCAGGCTACTTGCTTAAATCGGCATCGGCTAGTGAAATCATTAAGGGCTTGGAGGAGGTGGTAAAAGGCGGCTCCATACTTAGCCCTGAGATTGCTAAGATTGTACTTGAAAATATTCAAAAGCCGATTTCAAAGCAAGGTTATAAGCTTGCTGCTCGTGAAATTGAGGTGTTGGAGTTACTGTCTTTGGGCCAGAGTGTTAAGGAAATTTCACGCAGTTTAGATATATCGCAAAGCACGGTTTCAACTTACTTAGGCCGAATCTATGGCAAACTTAAAGTGCAATCTCAATCTGGTGCTGTAGCTCTGGCGCTAAGAGAGGGGATAATAAAATAG